Proteins encoded by one window of Bacillota bacterium:
- a CDS encoding methylated-DNA--[protein]-cysteine S-methyltransferase — MQLYYRVINTQIGALGLAASANALTGVEFSPSHPSVGSSELLETAEKQIQEYLAGERKQFSLPLEYDGTPFQVQIWQQLLQIPWGETKTYGEIARRIGNPRAGRAVGGACNANPLALIIPCHRVVGVGGLTGFGGGLDVKRYLLELEQK; from the coding sequence ATTCAGTTGTATTACAGAGTGATTAATACCCAAATTGGCGCCCTGGGCCTAGCTGCCAGCGCTAATGCACTCACTGGCGTGGAATTTTCACCCAGCCACCCGTCTGTAGGCAGTTCTGAGCTGCTTGAGACGGCAGAAAAACAGATTCAGGAGTATCTTGCTGGCGAACGAAAACAATTTTCTCTGCCATTGGAGTATGACGGCACTCCGTTTCAAGTTCAGATTTGGCAGCAACTCTTGCAAATACCTTGGGGCGAGACCAAGACCTATGGTGAAATTGCCCGCAGAATCGGCAACCCCCGGGCAGGCAGGGCCGTGGGTGGCGCCTGTAACGCCAATCCCCTGGCCCTAATCATCCCCTGCCATCGGGTGGTTGGCGTTGGGGGACTGACCGGTTTTGGCGGCGGCCTGGATGTTAAGCGTTACCTGCTTGAGTTGGAACAAAAATAA